TCCTTCCATGCAGCATCTTCAATATCTCTAAAGTCACTGCTTACACCTGAAATTCCTAGAACTCCTGATTTTTTATTAATTAAATCATTCACTTGGTCTATTGAATAATTTAACTCTTTCATTAAGAAAGTGATTATAGCTGGGTCTATGCTTCCTGATCTAGTTCCCATAGCTATACCTTCAAGTGGTGTAAATCCCATACTTGTTTCAATTGATTTTCCATCTTTTATAGCAGCTATACTAGCACCATTTCCTAGATGACAAGTTATAATCTTTAAATCTTTAATATCCTTACCCATCATATCAGCAACTACCGAAGAAACATACCTATGTGATGTTCCATGGAAGCCATATTTTCTTATCCCATGCTCATTATAAAGCTCATAAGGTAGCGGATATATATAAGCATGCTCTGGTATTGTTTGATGGAATGCTGTATCAAACACTGCAACCATTGGAGTATTTGGCATAAGCTCCTTACAAGCGTTTATGCCTATAATATTTGGTGGGTTATGAAGCGGTGCAAGCTTAGCGCATTCATCTAATGCCTTCATAACTTCATCAGTAATTAATACGGAGTTTGAGTATTTTTCTCCGCCGTGTACTACTCTGTGTCCTACAGCAGATATTTCATTCATGTCTTTGATAACACCATTTGTATTATCAACAAGAGCACCTAAAACTAACTTTATTGCGTCCTTGTGGCTAGCCATAGGTTGTTTGATAATGTACTTTTCTCTGCCTTCTACCTTTTGTGTAAGAGTGGAACCTTCAATTCCTATTCTTTCCACAAGTCCTTGAGCTAAAGCTTTCTCTCCATTCATATCAATTAATTGATATTTAAGAGAAGAGCTACCGCAGTTTACAACTAATATTTTCATTCGCTTTTCCTCCTTAGATTAAACTGTTGCTTGGGCTTGAACAGCAGTTACAGCCACAACATTTACTATATCCTCAACATTACAGCCTCTTGATAAGTCGTTAATTGGTTTAGCAAAGCCTTGACATACTGGTCCAATAGCTTCTGCTTTTGCTAATCTTTGCACAAGCTTATATCCGATATTTCCAGCTTGTAAATCTGGGAATATAAGTACATTTGCTTGACCTGCAACTGTACTTCCAGGTGCCTTTTGCTGAGCAACCTTATCTACTATAGCAGCATCTAATTGAAGTTCTCCATCAATTTGCAAATCAGGTCTTAATTCTTTAGCTATTTCTGTAGCTTTTCTAACCTTTTCAACTAATTCGTGGTCTGCACTTCCCTTTGTTGAGAAAGAAAGCATTGCAACCTTTGGTTCCATATTGCAAAGATTTTTTGCTGTTTCAGCTGTAGAAATAGCTATAGCAGCTAATTGTTCAGCAGTTGGATTTGGATTAACGGCACAGTCTGAGAAAAGGAACATTCCATTGTTTCCATATGTACTATCTGGAACAAGCATTATAAAGAAACTTGATACTGTAGATATTCCAGGAGCAGTTTTGATTACTTGAAGACCAGGTCTTAATAAATCGCCTGTCGTATGTACGGCACCTGAAACTAACCCATCTGCGTCGCCTAGTTTTACCATCATGGTACCGAAATACATTGTATCTTTTACAGTTTTTTCAGCCTTTTCTAGTGTAATCCCCTTGCTTTTTCTAAGCTCGTAAAATTCCTGTGCATATTGAGTTGTCTTTTCAGCTGTTTCTGGGTCAATGATTTCTACACCTTCAATATTAACATTTAAGCTTCTTGCTTTATCTCTAATCTTTTCGACATTACCTAATAAAATTACTTCAGCTAGTCCTTCTCTTTTTATAATTTCACTAGCCTTAATTGTTCTTTCTTCTTCACCTTCTGGAAGCGCAATCCTCTTAACGTCAGATTTTGCTTTTGCCCAAAATTCTTTCATAAGATCCATATTCATATCTCCCTTCTGTATTTTACAATACATATACACCATATAATATAATAACTCTTTGAAGCTTACTTTTCAACAAAAAATATTAAATATTTCCACCCATACCTATGATATGATAAATAAACATTAATTGAATTTTACTTTCAATTAATGTATAAAATAATTATATAACTATGAAAAGGTGTGTTAATTATGAAAATATCCGCAATTATTTCTGAATATAATCCCCTGCACAATGGTCATGTATATCATATAAATAAAACAAAAGAAATAACTAATTCAGATGCTATTATTTGCGTTATGAGTGGAAATTATGTACAGAGGGGACTCCCTTCAATGGTGGACAAATGGAATAGAACCAAGGCAGTCCTAGAATGTGGAATAGATTTAGTTTTGGAACTACCCGTATTATATAGCCTATCTTCCGCTGAATTTTTCGCCCATGGCGCTGTAAGTTTATTAAATAGCTTAGGTACAGTTGACAGCCTGTGCTTTGGCAGTGAGATTGGGGACTTAAACTTAATAATTAAGGTTGCTAATACTTTAGTTAAAGAACCTGAGGATTTTAAATTACAATTAAAGCGATACTTAGATCAAGGACATGTGTATCCAAAGGCAAGAGGGCTAGCTTTGTTTGATTTTTTATCTAAAAATGACTCTGAAAACAGTGATAACCTTATGGAACATCTCAGTTCTTCCAATAATATCCTTGGAATAGAATACTGTAAAAGTTTATTAAAATTAGATAGCAAAATCAAACCCTACACTGTTAAGCGCGAAGGCAGTGCCTATAATGATCGGTCATTAAGCACTATATTTTCCAGTGCAACTTCAATAAGAAAATATATAAAAGACTGCAATAGCATAGTTGAACTTCAGAAACATATGCCAAGCAAAAGTTATGAATTGATTAAAAAGTTAAAAGATAACGATTATACTTTCGTATTTGATGAACAACTTTTACCTTTTATTAAATATAAGTATTTTTCTCAAAAGGAAAGTCTCAAAAATTTGCCAGATATATCGGAAGGATTGCATAACAGAATATTTAAAAATTTGTTAATATCAAATAACTATAATGAATTGATAGAAAACATTAAGACAAAGCGGTATACATATACCCGAATAAATAGAATACTATGTCAGTATTTTGTTGGCTTTGACAGTTTTAATACAAAAGAACTAAGAAGTCAGCCTTCTCCTTACTGCAGAGTGCTAGGATTTAATGAAACCGGTAAAAAGGTTTTAAAACAAATCAAGAATAATTCCAGTATACCTTTACTTACTAAGCTACCTAAAAACATCAATGAAACAATGAAACTTGATATAAAGGCAACAGAAACCTACAGCTTGCTAAATAAATTTATTTCTCCCAATAGCGATTACTTAATTAGTCCAATTATTATAGATTAGTAATAAAGCTTGACCATTGATAAATATAATAATACAGAATAATTTATCATTAAGGAGAAAGCTAAGAAATTGAGAATTCTATTATACTTAATTATAGCAGTTATAATCTTTTTGGTTTTTAAGCTGCTAAAGTCTCTTAATAAAAATCTAATAATAACAATACTGTGTTCGCTTTTAATAGTAGAAATAGTATTAAGGCCAAAGCTCTGCATGGATTCAGCACTGATTGGGGTGAATCTCTTTGTAAGCAAGGTTTTTCCATCCCTGTTTCCTTTTTTACTTATTACTAGCTTAATGATGAGCTATGATGGAGTACATATTTATTCAAAACTATTTGGCAGCATTTTATGCAAACCACTAAGACTGCCTATTCAGTGCACCTTCTCTATAGTTATAAGCATATTTTGTGGGTACCCGCTTGGAGCTAAATATGCTTGCGAGCTATATGAACAAGGCACCATAGATAATAAAACCTGTCAGAGGCTTATAAATATTGCATCAAATACAAGCCCTTTATTTGCTATAGGCTCTGTTGGAACTGCAATGTTAGGCAGTTCATATATAGGATATCTACTTTTGCTTACAAATTATATCTCCTGTTTAATTATGGGATTCATAATACCAGTAAGGAGTAAAGCTTATAAAAAATATATACCTAGTAATAATGATTATGGTAGTAAGAATATCGGAAACGCTATAAAAGATAGCGTAGAGTCGTCAATAAAGACCTGCTTGTCTATAGGAGGCTTTGTTATAATTTACAGCGTAATAATAAGTATAATAAAAAGCAATATCTTATTTGATATTGCTATAAGTAAACTCAGTTACTATATTGGAATAGAGACGAATTTAGTTGAAGGTACTTTGCTTGGTTTTATAGAAATGACAAACGGCTGCTTTTTGATATCTAATACAAATGTAAATATGTACATTAAAGCAATATTAATCAGTTTCCTTCTTGCTTTTAGCGGCTTTTCAATAATATCGCAAGTACATTCCTTTACATATAAGCATGATTTGTCTATGAGAACTTATATATTTAGAAAATTTATTCAAGGCATAATAGGTGCTGCTGTTGCAGCAGTTGTATTTAATGTGCAAATTTTCAGCATACCAACTAGCACCTTTAATTATATAAATCAAACTAGGTCTAGTTTATTGTTTATATGTATCTTACTATTAATGGTAGTTCCTTATTTTCTAAATAAATTAAAGTTATTATTTCATACCTCTTAGCTCTTTAATATTTTCTCTTATAGTATCTAAATCACCTGATACTTCATCTGTTAAAGATACTATAAAGTTTTCAACCTGCTTCTTTATATTAACAATCATAACTTGACCTTTTTCATTGATTTCTTTTTCCAATTGGCATAATATCTCATCTGCATAGTCTCTGGCCCCAAGTCTCATAGCCTTTGCATCACGTTGAGCTGAAGCGATTATCTCTTCAGCTCTAACTTTTGCTTCTTTGGTAATATCATGATTCTCTATTTGTTTTTTAAGCATGTCTATGCTTTCTTTTTTCATTGTAGAAGATTCTTGTATCGCTTCACCTAGTATTCTTTCCTTTTCCTCCACTACCCATTGTGCCTTTTTAAACTCGTCTGGAAGATAGTTAATAATCTGGTCCACAATGCTTGACACTTCTTTCTTATCCACCAATATTTTTCCAGTTACTGGCACCTTAGAAGAAGTTTCAAATATTTCATGCAGATATTCCAGTAGTTTTATAACTTCCATATCCCCTTATCCCCCTCTTTATTTACCTTGCTAATTATATCATCAGAAATTTCGTTTGGTACTAAACCTTTAATACATCCACCAAACATAGCCACTTGCTTAACTGATGAAGAACTTAAATATGAATATTTAGCATTTGTCATCATAAACACTGTTTCAATATTAGGATTAAGCTTATTGTTCATTAGCGCCATTTGAAATTCATATTCAAAATCAGAAACAGCCCGAAGTCCTTTAACTATGACCTTCGCATCAACACTTTTCATAAAATTAATTAAAAGTCCACTAAAACTTTGCACTTTTACGTTTGGAAACTCGGCTATGCATTTTTGAATCAAAGTTACCCTCTCATCTATATCAAAAAGCCCCTTTTTATCGGGGTTCACAAGCACTCCTACTACAACCTCATCAAAGACCTTTGAAGATCTTTTTATAATATCAAGATGTCCATTTGTAATTGGATCAAAGCTTCCAGGATAAACCGCTCTTCTCATATTATTCCTCCCTGAACCTATAAAAGCACACAGTGGTGTTTCCATACTTTCTATGATCAAATAGTTCAATTTTCTCATTTCCAGTATAAATTTCCTCACTAGAATCTATCTTTGATACAATCAAACCGTCTTTACTAAGAAGATTCTTCTCGGATATAATTTCTACAGCTGGAGGAATCATCTCCTTTGAATATGGGGGGTCTATGAATATCAAATCAAAAACCAGTCCTTTTTTCCCAAATTCTTTAAGAGCTGCATAAGAATCAGTGTTAATACATGTACACCTATCACTAAAGATCAGGTTTTCTACATTTTGTTTTAAAAATTTAAATGTGCTGTCACCTTTGTCTATAAGGTAGCATTCAGCGGCTCCCCTGCTTACGGCTTCAAGCCCCAGACTTCCCGTTCCAGCAAAAACATCAATTACTTTTGCACCCACAGTTTTATGCTGAATTATATTAAAAATGGACTGTTTAACTCTATCAAGAGTCGGCCTTGTTCCCATACCTTCAGGAGATAATAATTTTCTTCCTTTTGCTTCACCAGAAATAATTCTCATAGTTTTCATCCTTTCTTATTTTCAGAAAGAAATTTACATATATACTTAGATTAATACAAATTTCTTCAAATTTCAAGAAATATAAGTGATACAACTCAATACTTCTTATTATTATCCTTAGTTAAAACAAATAAACTTTGACGTCTGATTTAACTTTCTAATTATTTCATTTTTTATCATAATATCTTTATCGTCGTTGCTTTTAATTAGTTTTTTTGCTTCAAAGTTTGCAACCTTTAATATATCTAAGTCTTCAAATACATCAGCAAGCAAAAGACTGTCTTCACCGTGCTGTCTAACGCCAAATAACTCTCCGCTGCCTCTAATCTTAAGATCCTCTTCTGCAATTTTAAATCCATCATTACTTTCAGTTATAATCTCAAGCCTTTTCTTAATTATCTCATTTTTTATATTTGCTATCAACACGCAGTAGGATTTGTATTCCCCTCTGCCGACTCTGCCTCTCAGCTGGTGGAGTTGAGCCAGTCCAAATCTTTCAGCATTCTGTATAATCATCACAGAAGCATTAGGAACATTAATTCCAACTTCAATAACTGTAGTAGAAATAAGCACTTTAACATCACCGTTCTTAAATTTTGACATTATTTCATCTTTTTCCTTATTAGTCATCTTACCATGAAGGATACTCGTTTCAACATCTTTAAAGTAACCTTCTTTCAACTCAAGATATAGTTTTTCTACAGAGATTACGCTTAATTCTTCATTATCCTCAACCAAAGGACAAACTAAATATACTTGTCTTCCATTATGTATTTCCTTAAGAGCAAATCTATATACTTTCTCAGCCTTTTTTTCTTCAACATAGCTAGTTTCTATTTTTTGTCTTCCTGGAGGCAATTCATCAATAACAGAGACATCTAAATCTCCATAAAGATAAAGAGCTAAAGTTCTAGGTATTGGAGTTGCAGTCATAACCAAAACATCAACCTTGTTGCCTTTGTTGTAAAGCTTGCTTCGCTGCATTACACCAAACCTATGCTGTTCATCTGTAACAACCAGTGCCAAATTTTTAAACTGGACATCATCCTCAAGAAGTGCATGAGTTCCAACAATTATATTTATAGTTCCATCTATTAATTTCTTTTTTATAATTGCCTTTTGCTTTGGAGTTGTACTGCCACTAAGCAAGCATATATTAATATTAAAGTTCTGCAATATGTTTTTTATCTCAGCAAAGTGCTGATTAGCCAAAATTTCTGTTGGAGCCATCATTGCAGCTTGATAGCCGTTTTTCACTATATTAAACATTGCAATAATCGCAACTATTGTCTTACCACTACCTACATCCCCCTGAACAAGCCTATTCATTTGTTTGCTGCTTTTTTGATCAAGCAATATTTCTCTTATGACTCTGCTTTGAGCATTCGTTAGAGAAAATGGTAAGTTTTCTTTTAAAAGCTTTAGCTCAGGTACAGCCTTAAATTCAATTCCAGCTTTGGAATTATTTACAAAATCCTTTAGCATCAAAATTTTTAAGGAATATGTAAATAATTCTTGAAATTTAATTCTTCTTTGAGCTTCTAATAAATCATTTAATTTTTGGGGAAAATGAATATTATTTATAGCTTTGTCTAAGGAACATAACCTATATTTATCAATTAATTTATCAGGAAGGATTTCTGTTATTTCAATTGTACTTAAGACATAAGAAATAATTTTTATAACAGTATTATTACTTAGTCCCTCCTTAAGAGAATATTTAGGCATTATATTTATATTGCTCTCAGATATACTATCACAAATAGTAGATTCTTCATTATTAAAATTTGAATTTGTGGCTATAGTAGGGTTAACAATTATCTTTTCTCCTCTAAATTCTTGCAATTTTCCGGATATTAAATAATCTTTATTTATAATAAACTTATCTTTCATATAAGGCTGATTGAACCATTTTCCTTTTATAGTGTTGCCATTACATTTAAAGATGACTGTAGATATTATTTTTCTACTTTTTGTTCTTATATCTCTTTCAATTCCACTGACAGTACAGTTTATTATAATCTTACTATTTACTGATTGAGATGCATTTCCGTTTACATATACTTTCTCATAATCTCTAGGAAGGTAAAGTAAAATATCCATAACGGTGAATACGCCACATTCATTAAATAGCTTTTTCATTTTAGGTCCAACACCTTTGACACAGCTTATATCATCGTATAAATCCATAGAACAACACTCCAACTTTAAAATAATAAAAAAAGCCCAAAGGCTTTTTTTACTCTACAGATACTATAAAATAGTACAGTGGCTGTTTGCCATTATAGCTTTGAATATCCTTGTCTGGATATTTTCTTTCAAGGCTCTCTACTAATTCTTCCAATTTTTTTTCTTCAACACCCTCACCATATAATATGGTAATAAGCTCACTATCTTCATTGCACATATTGTCTATTATAGCTTCACAAACCTCATATTTGTCTTTTCCTACCTCGTTGATTTTGCTCTCTACAATACCCAGTATGTCACCTTCAGAAATTTTCTTACCATCCATTTCTGTATCTCTAACCGCATAAGTAACTTGGCCAGTTGATACATTAGCAATTGCATCCTTCATAGCATTTATATTATCATCAATTTCAGCATCAGCATCAAATATAGTAACACATGTAATTCCTTGAGGAATAGTCTTTGTAGGAATTACTATAATATTTTTATCTGTAAGCTCAGCAGCTTGATTAGCAGCCATTATAATATTCTTATTATTTGGCAAAATAAATATGTTATCAGCATGAATCTTATTTATACTGTCAAGCATATCTTGAGTGCTAGGATTCATGGTTTGACCGCCTTCAATTACATAATCCACACCGAAGTCTTCAAATATGCTCTTTATGCCTTCTCCCATAGCTACAGATATGAAGCCATATTTTTTATTTTCAGCTGGTACTTCTTCATGCTGTTTTGAGTTCTCGTTTTGGGAAGTGGCATTTTCGTCATGTAATATGTGCCTGTGCTGTTCTCTCATGTTATCTATCTTTATCTTTGATAGTTCTCCAAGTTTAACTGCCTTTGAAAGCACCAAACCTGGATCATTTGTGTGTATATGAACCTTAACAGCATCTTCTATTCCAACTACTATCATTGAATCGCCATGAGGTTCAAGCTCGTTTCTAAAGTTATCCACACTTATATTTTGCCCTAAAACAAAAAATTCAGTACAATATCCGAATTTAATATCCTGCTCTCCTAATGCAGCAGCCGGGTTAAATATTTCTTCAGTTGGTAAAGAAGTTCCTTCAATCTTAGCCTTAACATTATACTTTAGAGCCTCATACATTCCCTTAAGTATTATAAGAAGTCCCATACCACCTGCATCAACTACTTTTGCTGTTTTTAGTACAGGAAGCATTTCCGGAGTTTTATTTAGCATAGCTTCACTGCTATTGCAAACTTCTTCCATAAGATTTAGTATATCGGTAGCTTTGCTCTTAACAGCACTTTCACCAGCAGTTCTTATTATTGTAAGAATTGTTCCCTCAGTAGGTCTCATAACCGCCTTGTAAGCAGCTTTAG
The genomic region above belongs to Clostridium swellfunianum and contains:
- a CDS encoding acetate/propionate family kinase, with product MKILVVNCGSSSLKYQLIDMNGEKALAQGLVERIGIEGSTLTQKVEGREKYIIKQPMASHKDAIKLVLGALVDNTNGVIKDMNEISAVGHRVVHGGEKYSNSVLITDEVMKALDECAKLAPLHNPPNIIGINACKELMPNTPMVAVFDTAFHQTIPEHAYIYPLPYELYNEHGIRKYGFHGTSHRYVSSVVADMMGKDIKDLKIITCHLGNGASIAAIKDGKSIETSMGFTPLEGIAMGTRSGSIDPAIITFLMKELNYSIDQVNDLINKKSGVLGISGVSSDFRDIEDAAWKEGNKRAQLALDVFYYKVKKFIGSYAAVMNGVDCIVFTAGLGENSPEVREFVCEGLDYLGIKLDKEKNKVRGKAVDLSVEGSKSKVFVIPTNEELMIARDAMEIVNN
- the pta gene encoding phosphate acetyltransferase; protein product: MDLMKEFWAKAKSDVKRIALPEGEEERTIKASEIIKREGLAEVILLGNVEKIRDKARSLNVNIEGVEIIDPETAEKTTQYAQEFYELRKSKGITLEKAEKTVKDTMYFGTMMVKLGDADGLVSGAVHTTGDLLRPGLQVIKTAPGISTVSSFFIMLVPDSTYGNNGMFLFSDCAVNPNPTAEQLAAIAISTAETAKNLCNMEPKVAMLSFSTKGSADHELVEKVRKATEIAKELRPDLQIDGELQLDAAIVDKVAQQKAPGSTVAGQANVLIFPDLQAGNIGYKLVQRLAKAEAIGPVCQGFAKPINDLSRGCNVEDIVNVVAVTAVQAQATV
- a CDS encoding nucleotidyltransferase, whose protein sequence is MKISAIISEYNPLHNGHVYHINKTKEITNSDAIICVMSGNYVQRGLPSMVDKWNRTKAVLECGIDLVLELPVLYSLSSAEFFAHGAVSLLNSLGTVDSLCFGSEIGDLNLIIKVANTLVKEPEDFKLQLKRYLDQGHVYPKARGLALFDFLSKNDSENSDNLMEHLSSSNNILGIEYCKSLLKLDSKIKPYTVKREGSAYNDRSLSTIFSSATSIRKYIKDCNSIVELQKHMPSKSYELIKKLKDNDYTFVFDEQLLPFIKYKYFSQKESLKNLPDISEGLHNRIFKNLLISNNYNELIENIKTKRYTYTRINRILCQYFVGFDSFNTKELRSQPSPYCRVLGFNETGKKVLKQIKNNSSIPLLTKLPKNINETMKLDIKATETYSLLNKFISPNSDYLISPIIID
- the ylbJ gene encoding sporulation integral membrane protein YlbJ — protein: MRILLYLIIAVIIFLVFKLLKSLNKNLIITILCSLLIVEIVLRPKLCMDSALIGVNLFVSKVFPSLFPFLLITSLMMSYDGVHIYSKLFGSILCKPLRLPIQCTFSIVISIFCGYPLGAKYACELYEQGTIDNKTCQRLINIASNTSPLFAIGSVGTAMLGSSYIGYLLLLTNYISCLIMGFIIPVRSKAYKKYIPSNNDYGSKNIGNAIKDSVESSIKTCLSIGGFVIIYSVIISIIKSNILFDIAISKLSYYIGIETNLVEGTLLGFIEMTNGCFLISNTNVNMYIKAILISFLLAFSGFSIISQVHSFTYKHDLSMRTYIFRKFIQGIIGAAVAAVVFNVQIFSIPTSTFNYINQTRSSLLFICILLLMVVPYFLNKLKLLFHTS
- a CDS encoding ATPase, coding for MEVIKLLEYLHEIFETSSKVPVTGKILVDKKEVSSIVDQIINYLPDEFKKAQWVVEEKERILGEAIQESSTMKKESIDMLKKQIENHDITKEAKVRAEEIIASAQRDAKAMRLGARDYADEILCQLEKEINEKGQVMIVNIKKQVENFIVSLTDEVSGDLDTIRENIKELRGMK
- the coaD gene encoding pantetheine-phosphate adenylyltransferase gives rise to the protein MRRAVYPGSFDPITNGHLDIIKRSSKVFDEVVVGVLVNPDKKGLFDIDERVTLIQKCIAEFPNVKVQSFSGLLINFMKSVDAKVIVKGLRAVSDFEYEFQMALMNNKLNPNIETVFMMTNAKYSYLSSSSVKQVAMFGGCIKGLVPNEISDDIISKVNKEGDKGIWKL
- the rsmD gene encoding 16S rRNA (guanine(966)-N(2))-methyltransferase RsmD, whose product is MRIISGEAKGRKLLSPEGMGTRPTLDRVKQSIFNIIQHKTVGAKVIDVFAGTGSLGLEAVSRGAAECYLIDKGDSTFKFLKQNVENLIFSDRCTCINTDSYAALKEFGKKGLVFDLIFIDPPYSKEMIPPAVEIISEKNLLSKDGLIVSKIDSSEEIYTGNEKIELFDHRKYGNTTVCFYRFREE
- the recG gene encoding ATP-dependent DNA helicase RecG, which translates into the protein MDLYDDISCVKGVGPKMKKLFNECGVFTVMDILLYLPRDYEKVYVNGNASQSVNSKIIINCTVSGIERDIRTKSRKIISTVIFKCNGNTIKGKWFNQPYMKDKFIINKDYLISGKLQEFRGEKIIVNPTIATNSNFNNEESTICDSISESNINIMPKYSLKEGLSNNTVIKIISYVLSTIEITEILPDKLIDKYRLCSLDKAINNIHFPQKLNDLLEAQRRIKFQELFTYSLKILMLKDFVNNSKAGIEFKAVPELKLLKENLPFSLTNAQSRVIREILLDQKSSKQMNRLVQGDVGSGKTIVAIIAMFNIVKNGYQAAMMAPTEILANQHFAEIKNILQNFNINICLLSGSTTPKQKAIIKKKLIDGTINIIVGTHALLEDDVQFKNLALVVTDEQHRFGVMQRSKLYNKGNKVDVLVMTATPIPRTLALYLYGDLDVSVIDELPPGRQKIETSYVEEKKAEKVYRFALKEIHNGRQVYLVCPLVEDNEELSVISVEKLYLELKEGYFKDVETSILHGKMTNKEKDEIMSKFKNGDVKVLISTTVIEVGINVPNASVMIIQNAERFGLAQLHQLRGRVGRGEYKSYCVLIANIKNEIIKKRLEIITESNDGFKIAEEDLKIRGSGELFGVRQHGEDSLLLADVFEDLDILKVANFEAKKLIKSNDDKDIMIKNEIIRKLNQTSKFICFN
- a CDS encoding DAK2 domain-containing protein, whose product is MEYLKINGTHFYNMVINASNKLEDQKVFVNSLNVFPVPDGDTGTNMSMTFRAAAAEIENMNSSSIGEVSKKLAKGALMGARGNSGVILSQVFRGIAKGLENKDEVDALEFANSILEGSKAAYKAVMRPTEGTILTIIRTAGESAVKSKATDILNLMEEVCNSSEAMLNKTPEMLPVLKTAKVVDAGGMGLLIILKGMYEALKYNVKAKIEGTSLPTEEIFNPAAALGEQDIKFGYCTEFFVLGQNISVDNFRNELEPHGDSMIVVGIEDAVKVHIHTNDPGLVLSKAVKLGELSKIKIDNMREQHRHILHDENATSQNENSKQHEEVPAENKKYGFISVAMGEGIKSIFEDFGVDYVIEGGQTMNPSTQDMLDSINKIHADNIFILPNNKNIIMAANQAAELTDKNIIVIPTKTIPQGITCVTIFDADAEIDDNINAMKDAIANVSTGQVTYAVRDTEMDGKKISEGDILGIVESKINEVGKDKYEVCEAIIDNMCNEDSELITILYGEGVEEKKLEELVESLERKYPDKDIQSYNGKQPLYYFIVSVE